The sequence TTCAGCCCTGCGAATTTCATCTCGTGCAGGTTACTTTGTTAAATCTCATTTGATGAGCTGGTATCATACGTTGTATTCAGCACGCGTAGTAACTGTTCTACAGCACATAGAGGTGGTGGgcggtaaaagaaaaaaagcccCTGAAATATATTTTCGTGCCAATTTTGTCCAATTCAGTTACGCCAAGGTCGCTGGTGGCCACGCCTAACGCTGCAGCGTGTGTCATTTGCACGGCTGCCTTTAAAAGGGGAAGCTGGGAAGTGTTGCTTTTCAGTTTTCTAAACTAGAACTTACACAGCAATGCCTGAGCCGAAAGCCGCCCCTGCCCCCAAGAAGGGGTCCAAGAAAGCCGTTTCTAAGAGCCAAGCCAAAGGTGGGAAGAAACGCAGAAAGACCAGGAAAGAAAGCTATTCCATCTATGTGTACAAGGTACTGAAGCAAGTGCACCCCGATACGGGCATCTCCTCTAAGGCGATGGGCATCATGAACTCCTTTGTGAATGATATCTTTGAGCGTATCGCCGGTGAGGCTTCTCGCCTTGCGCACTACAACAAGCGCTCCACCATTTCTTCCCGGGAGATCCAGACTGCTGTAAGGCTCCTGCTACCGGGAGAGCTTGCAAAGCACGCCGTGTCGGAGGGCACCAAGGCCGTTACCAAGTACACCAGCTCCAAGTAAAGGGCAAAACTACTTCAGCTAGAAACCAacggctcttttcagagccacTTACCTAATCTGAAAAGAGCTCTAACACCCTGAAAACCGTTTTTCTGCAATGTTTGTGAAGCGTATTTGAGTACACTGCTGTGCTCTGTCTGCGTTCCACGGGTTTGCATTTGGCAGCAGAACCACTGACACCCCATTTCATGGCTGCAAGTACTTTCGGTTTTATTAGCAGAAACTTGTGCTTCTATCAAGCGAGTATAAAAATGGGTCGGTTACATAAACCTGAAAAGCAAAACCCCGCTTAGGACAAATTAGGCACGAAGACCCTCAACATTTCTACAAACTTACCTGTGGCACTTCAGAAATCGACAGGACCGCTGCTACCACAAGTCAAAATGCCTCTCACCCAGGAAACCTAAATCTTCTGTTCTATAGTAAATTCAGCTTCACTACTAAAGTAGTATGCAATGCAGCTCGAGGATTGCTGGAGACCAGTCGGTTCGTAAAACCGCTCGTGAAGGTCAAATTCTGTCAAGCGAACCCATACCGCTCTAATATTCCCCCAATGCACGGAAAATCAGTTTATAACGCTTTGCTGAGCAAACATTCCGATCAGTTGGTTTATGTACTATCGAGTCAACTGCTTTTAAGTGTCAGGATACAAGGAAAGCTCTCCAAACAGAACGTGGGCGGCTCTTAAAAGAGCCTTTGGGTGATGAGATTTACAACGTTTCACAGAAAGATTAACCGCCAAAGCCATACAAAGTACGACCCTGTCTCTTCAACGCGTATACCACATCCATGGCAGTCACGGTCTTTCTCTTAGCGTGCTCCGTATAAGTGACAGCATCTCGGATGACATTCTCCAGAAACACTTTGAGCACTCCGCGAGTTTCCTCATAGATCAAGCCAGAAATTCGCTTTACTCCACCTCGTCGAGCTAAACGGCGAATAGCTGGCTTTGTAATACCTTGGATGTTGTCTCGCAACACTTTACGATGGCGCTTAGCGCCACCctttccaagccctttacctccTTTTCCTCGTCCAGACATTATACCGTTTGCTCAGCTCACAAGTCGTGCGAATAATAACCAAAACGGCACATTTCCTTCCTGATATGGGTAAAACGACGACCTGCTTGAACACAGCATAGGAGATGTCTGCGCGGGCTTTCAGCAACTCGGGTTTTGAATTCTGTCTTCAGTTTCCGAGCGCAAATCCCGCGAACAAAGAATCTAATCCACCATGTGGAACCGAATTGGAAGAAGAGGCCTGGAAGCTGCTAATTGCGCGATACACTTAGGATTTCTTGAGTCATACATTTTTCCTATGCTTGCTCCTTGGTGTGAATATTAACTCTCACCGTTTAAGCCGCTTGTGCGTTGGGGTCGGTTTACAGTGCGGGCAAAGCTTCTATTTGCCCTATTTGCTTCTGATGAGAAAATGACAACTGCCCCAAAGGATTTTCTTATATATCCCCATTCACTCCGCTTGCCCTTACATGAACAACAATTTCTTTGTGCCGCTTCATTCACAATACAATCAAGTCATGGTTGTTTATTCTGAGGGTTGATTTCCACATCCTCGTGAAAACACAGAAAGGAATAATGATTTCCTTCGTTGTGACAGCTTTCTCACATAATTTCAACAATTGCATTTTCCATTTCCTTTGCCCACTTTTGCTTAAAGGGGTATTTCACCAAAAATGAGTgactttttacagtttttctcaattgctaaaacacaatttctgaaaccttgctccattttctgaaaccattaAATGCAAAACCTTATCTTCAAGCACTATTTACAAAACCTCTGACTCCTCTTGCAAAATGAAACTTTGCCTAAAAACAGTTTTACCTGTGTTCAAAATCAAGCACTGCtctcaaatcaaaaacaaagtgatcaaaatgatATGCGCTATCAAGCAGTCAGTAAACgatacaacaaaaaacagaaaacacattgtTCAAAACATATAGTTCTCAGGGAGAAGCAAATTTTAATCTCAATGTTTTGGGCCATACAATTTGTTCATTGTACAGTAAACAGCATACAATGCAATGCACTGTACTACAGTATACAATACTAAAAGGGACAAAAATCAAAGGAGTAAACGTGATCAATTTGCTTCTTCTCGTCTTTGGGCTGGGTTAGGCCAGAGCACTTGTCAACATCACAAGCAATATTGTCCCTCCTGAGGCAACGGGGGAAGAAGCCTCTTGTGTGCCGTATCCAGCCCTGACAGGATTCCTCACCTATATCACCACAAGCTAAATCCATGGCTTGCAGAAGACTTACTCTGGTGTAGGGTTGTCTATTATACACTTTCCATCTCCAAGAGGAGAAAAACTCCTCAATCGGATTCAGGAAAGGCGAGTATGGAGGGAGGTACAAGTTCATAAACTGCTCATTGATGTTAAACAATTCCCTTACCGGAGCAGCTCGGTGGAAACTGACATTGTCCCACACTATCACATAGGTGGGAATGGGATTCTCATTTAGCTCTTGACCCTGATGGTGTTGAACCTGCAGCTCAAATAAAATCTCTTAGATTGGCAATAAATCTTAGAAGGTGCTGGGTGTTATATGGCCCGAGTGTAACATGGTGATGTAGAACACCATGGTTGCCAATAGCAGCACAGATGGTGACATTGCCACCTCGTTGACCAGGGACTTCAACAATGGCCCGCTGTCCAATGATGTTTCGGCCTCTCCGTCTCCTCTTTGTTAGATTGAAGCCTGCTTCATCTACAAAGATGAAGTCATGGGGTCTGTCCAAGGATTCCAAGTCAAATATTGTCTGTGTAGAAATACAATATACTGCATTTAGATTTTTGTAACTCGTACAGAGACAGTGCTATACTGTAGAGTACAATTAAGCCTACTGTATGCACTTCTGATTCAAATACATTGTATGTAATGAAGAGTAATGTCATTCACATAGTATGTGTTAGTACTGTAGAAAATCTGGATTACAGTAAATGTTTCTGAATGTACACTTACTTGCACATACTGAGTTCGCAGTTCTTTCACCCTTGGTGAGTTGCGCTCAAAGGGTACTTTGTATACTTGTTTCATTCGCATCCTGTTACGATGGAGGACACAGTCAATTGTGGAAATGCTCACACTGTTGATTCCCTGGAAGTGTGTGTTGTCTTGTATCACTCGTTCCTGGATTACTCTGAGTCGTATTACATTATCTTGAAGGACCATGCCCACTATAACGGCCTCTTGCTCTTGAGTGAATAAAGCCATCCTTCCACCTGCATGTGACAGCCTCGCAATTCTACAAAAAGTAGATGTGCAATCACAACAAATATTCATGCAGTACTATACATACAGTGATGAACTTTACAAATGTCTATTGAAACAGTTGCATATAGTGTAGTACAGTAAATTTGCAATTACAAAAATAGAGTAGTATACTGTACCTGTTCTCTTCTCTGAACGTCCTTACTATGGTGGACACAGAAAATCGGCTCAAATTGGGTTGCACTCTTAGTCCTGCTTCCCTCATTGTCAGTCCATGGACAAGAACATGGTCTATGACTGTTGCTTGAATTTCATCAGATACTTCAactctttgtcttcctcctcctcttccttgccgccctcctcctcttcctcgccctcctcttcttcctcttcctcgccCACTTCCTCTTTCTTGTCGTCATCCTCGGTTGTGCCGCCCACTCGCATACGCACTCGTCCTCTCACATTGTTTCTTCTATCCATGCTCAGACTTTCTCCTTTCTACCTTCAACAACCTTTTTGCTCTCTGAACTGGCTTATATTGGTTGTGTCACATCATTTGAAAcaggtgacatcaattttgagTGGTTGTGTTCAATCAATGACATGTTTTCTCTAATTGTATTTGAGCGTTGCTACTTGTGTTCACCAGCATGGATGACGTGTGCATTAGAGTgtagaatgtgttttgagaatgagaatgtgtttagagttttgtCTGAAAAGTCTAAGTAAGATCTGCATATTGTGTTTTACCATGTGAAATGGTTTAAGGTATTGACCACAGACTGCACAATTAGCTAAATGAGGTCAGGCAACTGAGAACTTTCTTCAGCCAATGGGTTTTAGTGTTTCAGCAATTGAGAAAACTGTAATACTCAaagtacacaaaaagaaaaatggttaACATGTTGCAAATTCTTAATTGGCATTAATAGACGCTAAGTTGCAATACTGAAGTCAGTCACAAGATGCCACTATTGCTACAAATGCACAATAGagtagtgtatatactgtaccttcTATTCACTGTATGGTATGATGTTTTAAAGGGAACCAAGCTGAATGCAGTTTTAGACTATCAAcagtttcttaaaataaatttagaaaagagcaatgaagtcaagcaaaatgacacaatttattggttaactaaaaagatacaatataaaaatttcgaggcagctcaggccccttctttaggcagaGGAAACGACCGACAgatacataaaatacaaagcGTACTTTCTCTTGTAATGTGGTGGTCAATGAACAAAGAACCACCTAAAGTGCAAAACAATCAAGCAGATTTTAAATGACaataaatgcatatactgtatatatacattttttcattcctGCATGCTTTATAACAAGcataatactgtaaatgtgttagactattgccaaaataaatttcaataagAGGAAGAACAACCATTCATCTTCCAAACCTGTTTAAGCAGGGCAAGGTTTGTGCGGTTTTTGGAACCTGTTCCAGCAGTCATCTGCCAATAAGCAGGAGTAACATCTGgtgagggcaccagtccatcacagggcaaacatacTGTGAGatgtggctggcttgtcatcccggccaatacccccaggccgccagatggagacctccctgcagtatggaggtgccccgaagaccagcagggagtaatgGGACACGTAGTTTTTACACAAGACCctagggattggaacacttccgggtcagggaatataaaaggactatggagtggagtggaggattgtttattattgtagttattgttatttaatgagtatagtggaggagagggtgctttgtgcactgtggcaatttaataaagtcagcatttggacttttacctggtgtctggagtcgtggacaggggttgaagggagcgagagcgcccccaatctgtcacagtggcgtagccggcaggatactctagcatcatttgcagaggacctgtatacaaattttctgtgggcagagaaccccgagaagacaacggcgtcaggaatcaccacaacatcgccaaaacccgaattTTCCAAGTCcgaaatggggaagaggaagggcaagcagagcgacaacgccagcactctaaagacttggaccttcgtccttttgcatagatattgggagtgtcacacacccctttccagcgacctcatgaccctccatgctctcccgaTCCATctcctgacttcataggaaggacTTCATTGGGTtgtgcccaagatgtcattaaaggcctggatgttgatttttatcctggacactcacaagcccagacacagactcctcgctcagtctcgcGAGCTCCCCGATCTCAGTCTCTTGAGTaacccgatcagagcctccacagcagaagatcacagcattgtcatcaaagtcaagatccgtgaatcattcttcaccaacagatgccccacagctgcttgacccacgaccttgcccaacacccagtccatacaagcattgaacaaagtaggagcaagaacacatcaCTGACGaacaccagaatcaactgggaaaaacacagaggatcTGCCtcactttgcacagcactcacagtactaaTGTATAGGCCAGCGAtcatatccagcaacctcgaaggGATCCTATAAAcccttaggatgtcccacagggcagctcgatcaactaagtcgaacgctttacgaaaatcaataaaagctgcaaagaaactctgctgatattcgcgtttgctttccatgagaaccctcagtgccaggatgtggtcgatggtagatttcttaggcataaaaccagactgctctgttCACTTGTAGGTGAGCAAAGGATCACATAAAATTGATTTTATCTATAAAGCAAGTAATAGAGCATAAAATGAGCATGAATCCATTGGGTTATCGCTGGCAGACACAATGCAGCGTTACAATatgttgtgaggtttctaaactcgtttgggactccccccaacagGACGAAACGCCAAAAAGTGTCCCAAAGTTTGATCGCCACATCTGCAAaagacagtttatcagttgccGGGGCGACTGCGGGCTCCCAAATGTGGAAGCGGCTTGCAGCTAAAGGAGATCCGAGTCCATCATGGTCGTGTTATAAGCGTTTGCCGtcgatgcaaggaacattataaattcaGGGCACAgcattacttggccattaacctggccaGGACCCtgtctgattgctgtgtctgagtTTACAGTAGAAGAATGTTAGattctgctacaataaataacagtactgttcctgttttgagtgGAAtaagactcagccttgtgttctGGTGTGCAAGATGTCATAATGTATACAAACAATTTACCATAGACAAGAGCAGATAAACCgaatttactttgttttgtttgataCACACTATTCATAAGGAAATCTGTAACAATCTGAAATCCTAAACGGCTAACTAACACTTTAAATGGACAATGAGATTAAGGacgctcttttcttttcttttcttttctttgctgttCCTTCCTGCTATTCACATTGCTTCACTCCAACAAAGACAGCACCTAAGTTTGAAATTAAGTAGTTAAATTTTAGGAGGCCAGGCGTTCACAGctgtatttcttcttcttcttttggctgctcccgttaggggtcgccacagcggatcatccatcttcttccatatctttctgtcttctgcatcttgttctgttacacccatcacctgcatgtcctctctcaccacatccataaaccttcgcttaggccttcctcttttcctcttccctggcagctctatccttagcatccttctcccaatatacccagcatctctcctctgcacaggttcaaaccaatgcaatctcgcctctctgactttgtctcccaaccgtccaacttgagctgaccctctaatgtactaatttctaatcctgttcatccttgtcacgcccaatgcaaatcttagcatctttaattctgccacctccagctttgtctcttGCTTtcaggtcagtgccaccatctccaacccatataacatagccggtctcattactgttctgtagaccttccctttcactcttgctgatacctgtccatcataaattactcctgacactcttctccacccattcctccctgcctgcactctctttattACGCTCTTCCACAATgcccattactctatactgttgatcccaagtatttaaactcatccaccttcgccatctcTACTCCCAGTATCctgaccattccactgacctccctctcatttacatacatgtattctgtcttgttccaactgaccttcattcctctcctctctagagcagatctccacctttccaggttctcctcaacctgcttcctactatcgctacagatcacaatgtcatcagcaaacatcacagtccacggggactcctgtctaatctcgtttgtcaacctgtccatcaccactgcaaataaggaAGGGCT comes from Polypterus senegalus isolate Bchr_013 unplaced genomic scaffold, ASM1683550v1 scaffold_4269, whole genome shotgun sequence and encodes:
- the LOC120521066 gene encoding histone H2B 8-like, with amino-acid sequence MPEPKAAPAPKKGSKKAVSKSQAKGGKKRRKTRKESYSIYVYKVLKQVHPDTGISSKAMGIMNSFVNDIFERIAGEASRLAHYNKRSTISSREIQTAVRLLLPGELAKHAVSEGTKAVTKYTSSK
- the LOC120521068 gene encoding histone H4, which produces MSGRGKGGKGLGKGGAKRHRKVLRDNIQGITKPAIRRLARRGGVKRISGLIYEETRGVLKVFLENVIRDAVTYTEHAKRKTVTAMDVVYALKRQGRTLYGFGG